The Mesorhizobium sp. B1-1-8 genome contains a region encoding:
- a CDS encoding ArnT family glycosyltransferase — protein MNRNTLILFLFSIVMTVSGLASLPPVDRDEARFVQSTKQMVETGDYIDIRLQDVSRYKKPIGIYWLQSAAVALSGEGAQAPIWVYRLVSMLGIALAVVGIGWTGTKLFGAKAGLAAGLMIAAIFATAFEGRDAKTDAMLLACCVAAQGALAQVYLAAKRNEPVAGHLPWIFWVAQGLGILIKGPVAPLLSLLTAAALFAFERDWRWLLKLKLVRGVAIVLVIVLPWIILISWKSGGAFFQEAVGKDMLNKVAQGEESHGLPPGFYMLTYSLFMWPFGLIAVGAGLQAINRFWDDPRLRFCLAWYIPFWLVFEAIPTKLPHYVMPAYPGMALLIGWLLTLPAAEANAPLKRWQTWLWWATAFGLALVAIGLAVVCVAAPIYLAKAFSWWSIPAAIAALVTGYLAFPRQLQVPLGRIAAIAVGAGITFSLLFGVIAPSLKPIWLSPAIKAAVDANRPCDTTVLASAPYHEPSLVFLVGTKTVLTDVEGVAQHLAADPACALGLAPVKEEQKLNELLAGQGKSAKRLTEIDGLNYSSGDKLALGLYRVAE, from the coding sequence ATGAACAGGAACACCCTCATCCTCTTTCTGTTCAGCATCGTGATGACCGTCAGCGGGCTGGCGAGCCTGCCGCCGGTCGATCGCGACGAAGCCCGTTTCGTCCAGTCGACCAAGCAGATGGTCGAGACAGGCGACTATATAGATATTCGCCTCCAGGACGTCTCCCGCTACAAGAAGCCGATCGGCATCTACTGGCTGCAATCGGCGGCCGTGGCGTTGAGCGGCGAGGGGGCTCAAGCGCCGATTTGGGTCTATCGCCTGGTCTCCATGCTCGGCATCGCGCTTGCCGTCGTCGGCATCGGCTGGACCGGCACAAAACTCTTCGGCGCCAAGGCCGGTCTTGCCGCCGGCCTGATGATTGCGGCGATCTTCGCCACCGCCTTCGAGGGCCGCGACGCCAAGACCGATGCCATGCTCCTGGCCTGCTGCGTGGCCGCGCAAGGCGCGCTGGCGCAGGTCTATCTGGCGGCAAAGCGCAACGAGCCGGTGGCCGGCCATCTGCCGTGGATATTCTGGGTTGCGCAAGGGCTGGGGATCCTCATCAAGGGGCCGGTGGCGCCGCTTTTATCCCTGCTGACGGCCGCGGCGCTGTTCGCCTTCGAGCGCGACTGGCGCTGGCTGTTGAAGCTCAAGCTGGTGCGCGGCGTGGCGATCGTGCTGGTCATCGTGCTGCCCTGGATCATCCTCATCAGCTGGAAGAGCGGCGGCGCCTTCTTTCAGGAGGCGGTCGGCAAGGACATGCTGAACAAGGTGGCGCAGGGCGAGGAATCGCACGGCCTGCCGCCCGGCTTCTACATGCTCACTTATTCGCTGTTCATGTGGCCGTTCGGCCTGATCGCGGTCGGCGCCGGACTGCAGGCGATCAACCGTTTTTGGGATGATCCGCGGCTGCGCTTCTGCCTTGCCTGGTACATCCCGTTCTGGCTGGTATTCGAGGCGATCCCGACCAAGCTGCCGCATTATGTCATGCCGGCCTATCCCGGCATGGCGCTGCTGATCGGCTGGCTGCTGACCTTGCCGGCGGCCGAGGCCAATGCGCCGCTGAAGCGCTGGCAGACATGGCTGTGGTGGGCGACAGCCTTCGGCCTTGCTTTGGTGGCGATCGGCCTGGCCGTGGTCTGCGTCGCGGCTCCAATCTATCTGGCAAAGGCGTTTTCCTGGTGGAGCATTCCGGCGGCGATCGCGGCCTTGGTCACCGGTTATCTCGCCTTCCCGCGCCAATTGCAGGTTCCGCTCGGACGCATCGCGGCGATCGCGGTCGGCGCCGGCATCACCTTCAGCCTGCTGTTCGGCGTCATCGCGCCGTCGCTGAAACCGATCTGGCTCAGCCCTGCCATCAAGGCGGCGGTCGATGCCAACCGTCCCTGCGATACAACCGTGCTCGCCTCGGCGCCCTATCATGAGCCGAGCCTGGTCTTCCTGGTCGGCACCAAAACCGTGCTGACCGACGTCGAGGGCGTTGCGCAGCACCTCGCTGCCGATCCGGCCTGCGCGCTTGGTCTCGCGCCGGTCAAGGAAGAGCAGAAGCTGAACGAATTGCTGGCCGGGCAGGGCAAGTCGGCGAAGCGCCTTACCGAGATCGACGGCCTCAACTATTCGTCGGGAGACAAACTGGCGCTCGGCCTCTATCGGGTGGCCGAGTGA
- a CDS encoding phosphatase PAP2 family protein, translating to MFAAALYRRSLGNFLDTMSIVRKRFAARRPRYPEIAWPVWALAWVLLTAAVFLRLDAGAGTMRQEWPRGFVHFTDFFTDFGLGGWYLIPAALCLVMANLTDWRGLSRQGRLFVYNWTCFAFLVLCAVGLSGIAVNLLKYGIGRARPLYFDTFGVLSLHPFAMDARFAGFPSGHATTMGAVFGILLLLFPRRWPITLAVTACIASTRVFVGAHYPSDTVAGFGMGLAFAIVTGLVFARLGFIFGRTPSKLPLRKKTFRLRLADAPGARIPAPEQAGSAAQLSVEKP from the coding sequence ATGTTCGCCGCCGCCCTTTATCGCCGCTCGCTCGGCAATTTCCTCGACACGATGAGTATCGTGAGGAAACGCTTTGCCGCGCGGCGGCCCCGCTATCCGGAGATCGCGTGGCCAGTCTGGGCGTTGGCCTGGGTGCTGCTGACGGCAGCGGTGTTCCTGCGCCTCGACGCTGGCGCGGGTACGATGCGGCAGGAATGGCCGCGCGGCTTCGTCCATTTCACCGATTTCTTCACGGATTTCGGGTTGGGCGGCTGGTATCTCATTCCGGCGGCGCTGTGCCTGGTCATGGCCAATCTGACGGACTGGCGGGGCCTTTCCCGCCAGGGGCGGCTCTTCGTCTACAACTGGACGTGCTTTGCGTTCCTGGTGCTGTGCGCGGTCGGCCTTTCGGGCATCGCTGTCAACCTTTTGAAATACGGCATCGGCCGGGCGCGACCGCTCTATTTCGACACTTTCGGCGTGCTGTCCCTGCATCCCTTCGCCATGGACGCGCGCTTTGCCGGTTTTCCCTCCGGCCACGCCACGACGATGGGCGCCGTCTTCGGCATCCTGCTGCTGCTTTTCCCAAGACGCTGGCCCATCACCCTGGCCGTCACGGCCTGTATTGCCTCGACGCGCGTCTTCGTCGGCGCGCATTATCCGAGCGACACAGTCGCCGGCTTCGGCATGGGACTGGCCTTCGCAATCGTTACGGGGCTGGTGTTCGCGCGCCTCGGTTTCATCTTCGGCCGGACGCCGTCCAAGCTGCCGCTGCGCAAAAAAACCTTCCGGTTGCGATTGGCCGACGCGCCCGGCGCCAGGATTCCGGCACCGGAGCAGGCCGGCTCCGCTGCGCAGCTCTCGGTTGAGAAGCCGTAG
- a CDS encoding FMN-binding negative transcriptional regulator: protein MYQPPHFKETRQEVLHGLIRTHPLGLLVSNGAEGPVANAIPFLLDDDVLPNGRLRAHLAKANPQWRLLADNPASPVLVVFQGADAYVTPSWYETKRETGKVVPTWNYAIVQVRGTVRVIDDADWIAQQITELTASQEGGRDLPWAVTDAPPAYIQSQIKGIIGLEIAITAIDGKWKVSQNRPVADRVGVAEGLESEAPNPDAPDMAGMVRAWGGIDSK from the coding sequence ATGTATCAGCCTCCGCACTTCAAGGAAACGCGGCAGGAGGTGCTGCACGGGCTGATACGCACCCATCCGCTGGGGCTGCTGGTCTCCAACGGCGCCGAAGGTCCGGTCGCCAATGCTATCCCCTTCCTGCTCGATGACGATGTGCTGCCGAACGGGCGGCTGCGCGCGCATCTGGCCAAGGCCAATCCGCAGTGGCGGCTTCTGGCCGACAACCCGGCATCGCCGGTGCTGGTCGTGTTCCAGGGCGCCGACGCCTATGTGACGCCGTCCTGGTACGAGACCAAGCGCGAGACCGGCAAGGTCGTGCCGACCTGGAACTACGCTATCGTTCAGGTGCGCGGCACGGTCAGGGTGATCGACGACGCCGACTGGATCGCTCAGCAGATCACCGAATTGACGGCATCCCAGGAAGGTGGCCGCGACCTGCCCTGGGCGGTGACCGATGCGCCGCCAGCCTACATCCAGTCGCAGATCAAGGGCATCATCGGGCTGGAGATCGCAATCACCGCCATCGACGGCAAATGGAAGGTCAGCCAGAACCGGCCGGTCGCCGATCGGGTCGGCGTCGCCGAAGGTCTGGAGAGCGAGGCGCCAAACCCGGACGCGCCCGACATGGCCGGAATGGTGCGCGCCTGGGGCGGCATCGACAGCAAATAG
- a CDS encoding alpha/beta hydrolase, with translation MPEVIFAGPAGRLEGRYQPSKEKSAPIAIVLHPHPQFGGTMNNKIVYDLFYMFQKRDFTTLRFNFRGIGRSQGEFDHGTGELSDAAAALDWVQSLHPDSKSCWVAGYSFGSWIGMQLLMRRPEIEGFISVAPQPNTYDFSFLAPCPSSGLIIHGDADKVAPPKDVQALVDKLHTQKGITITQKTIPGANHFFANDAELLIAECADYLDRRLAGELADPRPKRLR, from the coding sequence ATGCCTGAGGTCATTTTCGCCGGTCCGGCCGGTCGCCTGGAGGGCCGCTACCAGCCTTCCAAGGAAAAGAGCGCGCCGATCGCCATCGTTTTGCATCCGCATCCGCAGTTCGGCGGAACGATGAACAACAAGATCGTTTACGACCTCTTCTACATGTTCCAGAAGCGGGATTTCACCACGCTCCGTTTCAACTTCCGCGGCATCGGCCGCAGCCAGGGCGAATTCGACCACGGCACCGGCGAACTGTCGGATGCGGCCGCCGCGCTAGACTGGGTGCAGTCGCTGCATCCGGATTCCAAGAGCTGCTGGGTCGCCGGCTATTCGTTCGGATCGTGGATCGGCATGCAGCTCCTGATGCGCCGGCCCGAGATCGAGGGTTTCATCTCCGTGGCGCCGCAGCCCAACACCTACGACTTCTCGTTCCTGGCGCCCTGCCCGTCGTCCGGCCTGATCATCCATGGCGATGCCGACAAGGTGGCGCCGCCGAAGGACGTGCAGGCGCTGGTCGACAAATTGCATACGCAAAAGGGCATCACCATCACGCAGAAGACGATCCCTGGCGCGAACCATTTCTTCGCCAACGACGCCGAGTTGCTGATCGCCGAATGCGCCGACTATCTGGACCGCCGCCTCGCGGGCGAGCTCGCCGATCCGCGGCCGAAGCGGCTGAGATAG
- a CDS encoding cysteine desulfurase family protein — translation MAATRAYLDYNASAPLIAEARAAMVAALDAANPSSVHSEGRTARRLIEDARRDVARLVNARPEHVVFTSGATEAASTLLTPDWQMGRGTMRMSHLYVSAADHPCILGGGRFPAAQMTKIGVDRNGIADLDALASALASHDKSAGLPLVAIHAANNETGVIQPIERIAEIVKAAGGVLVVDAVQAAGRIPIDMSAGYADYLILSSHKIGGPKGVGAIVAQADLMMPRPLINGGGQEKGHRAGTENPAGIAGFAAAARVALAGLADIDALTRHRDEVEAIVKELAPDAEIFGTAASRLANTTFFAIPGVKAETVQIAFDLAGVALSAGSACSSGKVGPSHVLKAMGHGDSLGALRVSIGHATGAGEIEAFRVALAGIAARRTGKERAA, via the coding sequence ATGGCCGCAACCCGCGCCTATCTCGACTACAACGCCAGCGCGCCGCTCATTGCGGAAGCACGCGCGGCGATGGTCGCGGCGCTCGATGCCGCCAATCCGTCGTCGGTCCACAGCGAGGGCCGCACGGCGCGGCGGCTGATCGAGGATGCGCGCCGCGACGTGGCGCGGCTGGTCAACGCCAGGCCGGAACATGTCGTCTTCACCTCCGGAGCCACCGAGGCTGCCTCGACGTTGCTGACGCCAGACTGGCAGATGGGACGCGGCACTATGCGCATGAGCCATCTTTATGTCTCGGCGGCCGATCATCCCTGCATCCTGGGTGGCGGCCGGTTTCCGGCGGCGCAGATGACGAAGATCGGCGTCGATCGCAACGGCATTGCCGACCTCGACGCGTTGGCCAGCGCTTTGGCTTCGCATGACAAATCGGCCGGCTTGCCGCTGGTGGCGATCCATGCCGCCAACAACGAGACCGGCGTCATCCAGCCGATCGAGCGCATCGCTGAAATCGTCAAGGCGGCGGGCGGCGTGCTCGTCGTCGACGCCGTGCAGGCGGCCGGGCGGATTCCGATCGATATGTCGGCCGGTTATGCGGACTATCTGATCCTGTCCTCGCACAAGATCGGCGGCCCAAAGGGCGTCGGCGCCATCGTCGCTCAGGCCGACCTGATGATGCCGAGGCCGCTGATCAATGGCGGCGGCCAGGAAAAGGGCCATCGCGCCGGCACCGAAAACCCTGCCGGGATTGCCGGATTCGCCGCCGCAGCGCGCGTTGCCCTGGCCGGCTTGGCTGATATCGACGCCTTGACGCGCCACCGCGATGAGGTCGAGGCGATCGTGAAGGAATTGGCGCCGGACGCGGAAATCTTCGGAACGGCCGCATCCAGGCTTGCCAACACGACATTCTTCGCTATTCCCGGCGTTAAGGCTGAAACGGTGCAGATCGCCTTCGACCTCGCCGGCGTGGCGCTGTCGGCGGGCTCGGCCTGCTCGTCGGGAAAAGTCGGGCCAAGCCACGTGCTGAAGGCGATGGGACATGGCGACAGCCTTGGCGCCTTGCGCGTGTCGATCGGCCATGCCACCGGCGCCGGGGAGATCGAGGCGTTCCGGGTGGCCCTGGCGGGTATCGCCGCACGGCGGACCGGCAAGGAAAGGGCCGCCTGA
- the sufB gene encoding Fe-S cluster assembly protein SufB, producing MPAVQETIDRVRKIDVDQYKYGFQTEIAMDKAPKGLSEDIIRLISEKKGEPDWMLEWRLGAYRRWLTLEEPTWARVHYPKIDFQDIHYYAAPKSTPGPKSLSDVDPELLKVYEKLGIPLKEQEILAGVQKTDASELEEASDNVYKSGRVAVDAVFDSVSVVTTFKKELAEAGVIFCSISEAIREHPELVQKYLGSVVPTSDNFYATLNSAVFTDGSFVFVPKGVRCPMELSTYFRINEKNTGQFERTLIIAEEGAYVSYLEGCTAPQRDENQLHAAVVELIALDDAEIKYSTVQNWYPGDAEGKGGIYNFVTKRGDCRGDRSKISWTQVETGSAITWKYPSCILRGDDSSGEFYSIAVSNGYQQVDSGTKMIHLGKNTSSRIISKGIAAGFSQNTYRGQVSAHRKATNARNFTNCDSLLIGDQCGAHTVPYMEAKNATAKFEHEATTSKISEDQKFYVMQRGIPEEEAIALIVNGFVKDVIQQLPMEFAVEAQKLIGISLEGSVG from the coding sequence ATGCCTGCTGTGCAGGAGACGATCGATCGAGTCCGAAAGATCGACGTCGACCAGTATAAATACGGATTCCAGACAGAGATCGCGATGGACAAGGCCCCCAAGGGCCTGAGCGAAGACATTATTCGCTTGATCTCCGAGAAGAAGGGCGAGCCGGACTGGATGCTGGAATGGCGTCTGGGCGCCTATCGGCGCTGGCTGACGCTGGAAGAGCCGACCTGGGCGCGCGTCCATTATCCAAAGATCGATTTCCAGGACATCCATTACTACGCCGCGCCGAAGAGCACGCCGGGCCCGAAGTCGCTGAGCGATGTCGATCCCGAGCTGCTCAAGGTCTACGAGAAGCTCGGCATCCCGCTCAAGGAGCAGGAGATCCTGGCCGGCGTACAGAAGACCGATGCCTCCGAGCTCGAGGAAGCCAGCGACAACGTCTATAAATCCGGCCGCGTCGCCGTCGACGCGGTGTTCGATTCCGTCTCTGTCGTCACCACCTTCAAGAAGGAGCTGGCCGAAGCCGGCGTCATCTTCTGCTCGATCTCGGAAGCCATCCGCGAGCATCCGGAGCTGGTGCAGAAATATCTGGGTTCCGTCGTGCCGACCTCCGACAATTTCTATGCGACGCTGAATTCGGCCGTGTTCACCGACGGCTCCTTCGTCTTCGTGCCGAAGGGCGTGCGGTGCCCGATGGAGCTGTCGACCTATTTCCGCATCAACGAGAAGAACACCGGCCAGTTCGAGCGCACGCTGATCATCGCCGAGGAGGGGGCTTATGTCTCCTATCTCGAAGGCTGCACGGCGCCGCAGCGCGACGAGAACCAGCTGCATGCGGCGGTGGTCGAACTGATCGCGCTCGACGATGCCGAGATCAAATATTCGACGGTGCAGAACTGGTACCCGGGCGACGCCGAGGGCAAGGGCGGCATCTACAATTTCGTCACCAAGCGCGGCGACTGCCGCGGCGACCGTTCGAAGATCTCGTGGACGCAGGTCGAGACCGGCTCGGCGATCACCTGGAAATACCCGAGCTGCATCCTGCGCGGCGACGATTCCAGCGGCGAATTCTATTCGATCGCGGTGTCGAACGGTTATCAGCAGGTCGACAGCGGCACCAAGATGATCCATCTCGGCAAGAACACATCGAGCCGCATCATCTCCAAGGGCATCGCCGCCGGCTTCTCGCAGAACACCTATCGCGGCCAGGTCTCGGCGCACCGCAAGGCGACCAACGCGCGCAACTTCACCAATTGCGACTCGCTTTTGATCGGCGACCAGTGCGGCGCGCACACCGTGCCTTACATGGAGGCCAAGAACGCGACGGCGAAGTTCGAGCACGAGGCGACGACCTCGAAGATCTCCGAGGACCAGAAATTCTACGTCATGCAGCGCGGCATTCCCGAAGAAGAGGCGATCGCACTGATCGTCAACGGCTTCGTCAAGGACGTCATCCAGCAGCTGCCGATGGAATTCGCCGTCGAGGCGCAGAAGCTGATCGGCATCAGCCTCGAGGGGAGTGTGGGGTGA
- the sufC gene encoding Fe-S cluster assembly ATPase SufC, giving the protein MLEIRNLHARIVDDGTEIIRGLNLTVKAGEVAAIMGPNGSGKSTLSYILAGREDYEVTEGDILYNGKSILEMDPAERATAGIFLAFQYPMEIPGVATMEFLKVAMNEQRKARGEEPLKIPEFLKRVKDAAASLNMDMAMLKRPLNVGFSGGEKKRAEILQMKLLEPRLCVLDETDSGLDIDALKIVSDGVNALRSPDRAIVVITHYQRLLEHIVPDSVHVLYRGQVIKSGDKSLALDLEANGYAGVIGQAA; this is encoded by the coding sequence ATGCTTGAAATCAGAAACCTGCACGCCCGCATCGTCGACGACGGCACCGAGATCATCCGCGGCCTGAACCTCACGGTGAAAGCCGGCGAGGTCGCTGCCATCATGGGGCCAAACGGTTCGGGCAAGTCGACGCTGTCCTACATCCTCGCCGGCCGCGAGGACTATGAGGTGACCGAGGGCGACATCCTCTACAACGGCAAGTCGATCCTCGAAATGGATCCGGCCGAGCGCGCGACCGCCGGCATCTTCCTCGCCTTCCAGTATCCGATGGAGATACCGGGCGTCGCGACCATGGAATTCCTCAAAGTGGCGATGAACGAGCAGCGCAAGGCGCGCGGCGAGGAGCCGCTGAAGATCCCGGAATTTTTGAAGCGCGTGAAGGACGCGGCCGCCTCGCTCAACATGGACATGGCGATGCTGAAGCGGCCGCTCAATGTCGGCTTCTCCGGCGGCGAGAAGAAGCGCGCCGAGATCCTGCAGATGAAGCTGCTCGAGCCAAGGCTCTGCGTGCTCGACGAGACCGATTCCGGCCTCGACATCGATGCGCTGAAGATCGTCTCGGACGGCGTCAATGCGCTGCGTTCGCCGGACCGCGCCATCGTCGTCATCACCCATTACCAGCGCCTGCTCGAGCACATCGTGCCGGACTCGGTGCATGTCCTCTACAGGGGCCAGGTCATCAAGTCGGGCGACAAGTCGCTGGCGCTCGATCTCGAGGCCAATGGCTATGCCGGCGTGATCGGGCAAGCCGCGTGA
- the sufD gene encoding Fe-S cluster assembly protein SufD, with protein MNVHAQPQRTLAETALIDAFGERLSLLPGDGAVMVKRDDAIEAIKHGLPTRRVESWHYTDLRRLLTAVPAFEAETAVKALEPVLAGSAVLPVLNGVSNAKLPEIEGVAVQRLSEKLTDGSVAPGLDRYGDDDAIGALNTAFVADGYFVDITDGTQLEKPIELQNLQAGGQTHVRLLTRVGAGAKAVIVERQAGEGADALVSSVSQLVVGDGADVTWLIVQEQPDTATHLAQFKAHVGKDAKLTLFVMNAGGKLVRQEVVVRTTGEGADFKLRGINLLAGDTHTDVTMVLDHAVPHTASTEVMRNVVTGKARGVFQGRINVHQYAQKTNAKMACNTLLLSDDGEFSTKPELEIFADDVVCGHGATVTEIDHNHLFYLMARGIDEKTARGLLVKAFVAEVIEELDDEALVEALEARLDGWFLTHG; from the coding sequence ATGAACGTGCATGCACAGCCCCAGCGCACATTAGCCGAGACGGCGTTGATCGATGCCTTCGGCGAGCGGCTGTCGCTGCTGCCCGGCGACGGCGCGGTGATGGTGAAGCGCGACGACGCCATCGAGGCGATCAAGCATGGCCTGCCGACGCGGCGCGTCGAGTCCTGGCATTATACGGATCTGCGCCGGCTGCTGACGGCGGTGCCGGCTTTCGAGGCCGAGACGGCCGTGAAGGCGCTCGAGCCGGTACTGGCGGGTTCCGCCGTGCTGCCGGTGCTGAATGGCGTTTCCAATGCCAAACTGCCGGAGATCGAAGGCGTCGCGGTGCAACGCCTGTCGGAGAAGCTGACCGACGGCAGCGTGGCGCCCGGGCTCGATCGCTATGGTGACGACGATGCGATCGGCGCGCTGAACACGGCTTTCGTCGCGGACGGCTATTTCGTCGACATAACCGACGGCACCCAATTGGAAAAGCCGATCGAATTGCAGAATTTGCAGGCCGGCGGCCAGACGCATGTGCGGCTGCTGACGCGGGTCGGCGCCGGCGCCAAAGCGGTCATCGTCGAACGCCAGGCGGGCGAGGGCGCTGATGCGCTGGTGAGCTCGGTCAGCCAACTGGTGGTCGGCGACGGTGCCGACGTGACCTGGCTGATCGTCCAGGAGCAGCCGGATACGGCAACGCATCTCGCCCAGTTCAAGGCGCATGTCGGCAAGGATGCGAAGCTGACGCTGTTCGTCATGAATGCCGGCGGCAAGCTGGTCCGCCAGGAAGTCGTTGTGCGGACGACGGGCGAAGGCGCAGATTTCAAATTGCGCGGCATCAATCTTCTGGCCGGCGATACGCACACCGACGTGACCATGGTGCTCGACCATGCCGTGCCGCACACGGCCTCGACCGAAGTGATGCGCAATGTGGTGACCGGCAAGGCGCGCGGCGTCTTCCAGGGCCGCATCAACGTGCATCAATATGCACAGAAGACCAACGCCAAGATGGCCTGCAACACGCTGCTTTTGTCGGACGACGGTGAGTTCTCGACCAAGCCGGAGCTGGAAATCTTCGCCGACGACGTCGTCTGCGGCCATGGCGCTACCGTCACCGAGATCGACCACAACCATCTGTTCTACCTGATGGCGCGCGGCATCGACGAGAAGACCGCGCGGGGCTTGCTGGTGAAAGCTTTCGTGGCGGAAGTCATCGAGGAACTGGACGACGAGGCGCTGGTCGAGGCACTGGAAGCGCGGCTCGACGGCTGGTTTTTGACGCACGGGTAG
- a CDS encoding cysteine desulfurase, which produces MDQKIETYDVEAIRRDFPILSREVYGKPLVYLDNGASAQKPQVVLDTIQHAYAEEYANVHRGLHFLSNAATDAYENARKSVQRFLNAPSTDNIVFTSNTTSAINTVAYGWGMPRIGEGDEILLSIMEHHSNIVPWHFIRERQGAKLVWVPVDDLGVFHIEEFEQRLTSRTKLVAITQMSNALGTVTPIKEIVRIAHSRGIPALVDGSQSAVHMPIDVQDLDCDFFVFTGHKVYGPSGIGVLYGKKDRLEEMRPFMGGGEMIEEVTEDIVTYNEPPHRFEAGTPPIVQAIGLGAALEYMEKVGRERIATHEADLKNYAHERLRAINSLRIFGDAPGKGAIISFELQGIHAHDVSMVIDRQGIAVRAGTHCAQPLLKRFGVTSTCRASFGMYNTRAEVDALAEALEKARKFFG; this is translated from the coding sequence GTGGACCAGAAGATAGAAACCTACGACGTCGAGGCAATCCGCCGCGACTTCCCGATCCTGTCGCGGGAAGTCTACGGCAAGCCGCTGGTCTATCTGGATAATGGCGCCTCGGCGCAGAAGCCGCAGGTGGTGCTCGACACCATCCAGCACGCCTATGCCGAAGAGTACGCCAACGTCCATCGCGGCCTGCATTTCCTGTCGAACGCCGCGACCGATGCATATGAGAACGCGCGGAAGTCAGTGCAGAGGTTTCTGAACGCGCCGAGCACCGACAATATCGTCTTCACCTCCAACACCACCTCGGCGATCAATACCGTCGCCTATGGCTGGGGCATGCCGAGGATCGGCGAGGGCGACGAGATCCTGCTGTCGATCATGGAGCACCACTCCAATATCGTGCCCTGGCATTTCATCCGTGAACGGCAGGGTGCGAAGCTGGTCTGGGTACCGGTCGACGATCTCGGCGTCTTCCATATCGAGGAATTCGAGCAGCGGCTGACCTCGCGCACGAAACTCGTCGCCATCACGCAGATGTCGAATGCGCTGGGCACGGTGACGCCGATCAAGGAGATCGTGCGCATCGCGCATTCGCGCGGAATTCCTGCCCTCGTCGACGGCAGCCAGAGCGCCGTGCATATGCCGATCGACGTGCAGGACCTCGACTGCGATTTCTTCGTCTTCACCGGCCACAAGGTTTACGGCCCCTCGGGCATCGGCGTGCTCTACGGCAAGAAAGATCGGCTGGAAGAGATGCGGCCCTTTATGGGCGGCGGCGAGATGATCGAGGAGGTGACGGAGGACATCGTCACCTACAACGAGCCGCCGCATCGCTTCGAGGCAGGCACGCCGCCGATCGTGCAGGCGATCGGCCTGGGCGCCGCGCTCGAATATATGGAGAAGGTCGGCCGCGAGCGCATCGCAACCCACGAGGCGGACCTCAAGAATTACGCGCATGAGCGTTTGCGCGCCATCAACTCGCTGCGCATCTTCGGCGACGCGCCCGGCAAGGGCGCCATCATCTCGTTCGAATTGCAGGGAATCCATGCCCATGACGTGTCGATGGTGATCGACCGGCAGGGCATTGCGGTCCGTGCCGGCACCCATTGCGCCCAGCCGCTGTTGAAACGTTTTGGCGTAACCTCCACATGCAGGGCATCGTTCGGCATGTATAATACCAGGGCCGAAGTCGACGCTTTGGCCGAAGCGCTTGAAAAAGCGCGCAAGTTTTTCGGATGA
- a CDS encoding SUF system Fe-S cluster assembly protein encodes MDDVSTTAETAPATAGNGIVSAPAIPADELARLTDDIVSALKTVYDPEIPADIYELGLVYRIDIEDDRSVKIDMTLTAPGCPVAGEMPGWVENAVGAVEGVSGVEVNMTFDPPWSPDRMSEEAQVAVGWY; translated from the coding sequence ATGGACGATGTGAGCACCACCGCAGAGACCGCCCCGGCAACGGCCGGCAACGGTATCGTCTCGGCCCCGGCCATCCCCGCCGACGAACTGGCGCGGCTGACCGACGATATCGTCTCGGCGCTGAAGACCGTCTATGACCCTGAAATCCCGGCCGACATCTACGAGCTTGGCCTCGTCTACAGGATCGACATCGAGGACGACCGCTCGGTCAAGATCGACATGACGCTGACCGCGCCCGGCTGCCCGGTGGCGGGCGAAATGCCCGGCTGGGTGGAAAATGCCGTGGGCGCCGTCGAGGGCGTGTCCGGCGTCGAGGTCAACATGACGTTCGATCCGCCCTGGTCTCCCGATCGCATGTCGGAAGAGGCGCAGGTCGCGGTCGGGTGGTATTGA
- the sufA gene encoding Fe-S cluster assembly scaffold SufA — MGRFAVITMTEKAADRVREIVATRENAHGIRLGIKKGGCAGMEYTVDLVTEPNAKDDHIERDGAHVYIAPEAALFLFGTEMDFEQTTLRTGFTFKNPNQSSACGCGESVELKPADLKALAEARASA, encoded by the coding sequence ATGGGACGCTTTGCCGTCATCACAATGACCGAAAAGGCCGCCGATCGGGTCCGCGAGATCGTCGCCACGCGCGAGAACGCGCATGGCATCCGCCTCGGCATCAAGAAGGGCGGCTGCGCCGGCATGGAATACACGGTCGATCTGGTGACCGAGCCGAATGCCAAGGACGACCATATCGAGCGCGACGGCGCGCATGTCTATATCGCGCCCGAGGCTGCCCTTTTCCTGTTCGGCACCGAGATGGATTTCGAGCAGACGACACTGCGCACCGGGTTCACCTTCAAGAACCCGAACCAGAGCTCGGCCTGCGGCTGCGGCGAATCGGTCGAGCTGAAGCCAGCCGATCTGAAGGCGCTCGCCGAGGCGCGCGCTTCGGCCTGA